The genome window GGATCTGAAAAACTCACTGGGAGCTGAATTTACTGAACTTACGCCACAGGAAAAGGCTAAATTCGGTATTGAAAACGGGGTAAAAGTAAAATCGGTTACTTCAGGTAAATTCAAGGATGCAGGTATCCCCAAAGGATTTATCATTACGAAAATTGACAAGAAGAAAGTTAATTCGGTGGATGATGTATATGAATATCTGAGTGCAAGTGAAGGCGGGGTACTGATTGAAGGAATTGAACCAGATGGTTCAAAGGGATATTATGGCTTCGGAATTGAATAGAAATTTTTCATAGTTTTTTTAGTTTGAGCACGGTACACTTACCGTGCTTTTTTTTTTAGATGGAGTCTTTATAAATGAGAGCCTGCCATTGTAATTTTTCCCTGATATTTGTCGTTACAACTGAGACAGATGAAAACATTATTCAGGAAATTTTCCGGTTATTATCTTATCTCCGGCCTGATAATTATTGCTTTAACCATTATTTCACTGGCTTTTCCGAAGCCGGAAAGCTTTCTTGCTGTCAACCGCATGCAGACTTTGACAGGAGTTGCTTTTTTTAAGATAATTACCTTGCTGGGGAATGCGTGGATTTATCTGATCATGATCGTCATCTGCCTGTTTATCCGTTTTCGTTTTTCACTGATATTTTTTTCTGCTTTTGTTCTGGAAGGTTTGTTGTCTCAGTTTTTAAAAAAGATTGTTTTTCAGGATGTTTACAGGCCTTTGAAGTATTTTGAACTGCAGGGCATTGATATCAACATCGCTGAAGGAGTGAAGCTTTACCGGCATTTCAGCTTTCCTTCCGGACACAGTGCCACGGCTTTTACCGTATTCAGCCTGATGGCTTTTCTGATATTGCCGGCAAAATTCAGGTGGGTGGCTTTGTTGTTTGCCTTGCTGACTGCATTTTCAAGGGTTTATCTTGGACAGCATTTTATTCCTGATATTGCTGCCGGGAGTTTTAACGGACTTCTGGTCGCTTCAGTG of Sphingobacteriales bacterium contains these proteins:
- a CDS encoding phosphatase PAP2 family protein — encoded protein: MKTLFRKFSGYYLISGLIIIALTIISLAFPKPESFLAVNRMQTLTGVAFFKIITLLGNAWIYLIMIVICLFIRFRFSLIFFSAFVLEGLLSQFLKKIVFQDVYRPLKYFELQGIDINIAEGVKLYRHFSFPSGHSATAFTVFSLMAFLILPAKFRWVALLFALLTAFSRVYLGQHFIPDIAAGSFNGLLVASVVYWWFEIYRPSFLESKFWTEKRIRI